GGATGTAACCCTCGTCGAACAGGTGCATGGCCTCTTCGCGGATCACTTCCCAGTTGTCCTTGAGCACATCCAGTTCCGGGAACTTGCTGCGGTCCAGGTAGGGCTTGGACGGCACAGCCGAGAACAGGTACATCAAGGCGTTATACGGGGCGAACAGCGCCGAATGGTTGACGAACTGGCGCAACACCGGCAAACGCGCCTTGCCGCGCAAGTGCACATACAGAATGCTGCCGATAAACAACGCCAGTACCGACAGTTTGGCGGCCAAAGAAAAGGTCATGCAGCAACTCCTGAAAATAAGCGCCTGGCCAGCAACCTCCCGTCAACGGGAAACCAGACGTAGCAGCCGGCCATGATAAACACTTGGGCCATTATGCAGAAGGCCCAGGCCGACCAGCTGATATACATCAAACCTATGGCGAGGGAGCTGGCTCCCTCGCCATAGGTGATCATCACGCCTGGGTTTCTTGCTCGGTAAACAGATCGCTGAACAGCATGCTCGACAGGTAACGCTCGCCGGAGTCCGGCAGGATCACCACGATAGTCTTGCCCTGCATTTCCGGCTTCTCGGCCAGACGCACGGCCACGGCCATGGCGGCGCCGCACGAGATACCGCACAAAATCCCCTCTTCCTGCATCAGGCGCAGGGCCATGGCCTTGGATTCGTCGTCGGTCACCAGTTCCACGCGGTCAACCATCGACAGGTCGAGGTTCTTCGGCACAAACCCGGCGCCGATGCCCTGGATTTTATGCGGGCTCGGCTTGATCTCTTCACCGGCCAGCGCCTGGGTGATCACCGGCGATACCATCGGCTCAACCGCCACCGACAGAATCGGCTTGCCGGCAATGTTCTTGATATAGCGCGAAACGCCGGTAATGGTGCCGCCAGTGCCCACGCCCGCCACCAGCACGTCCACGGCGCCATCGGTGTCGTTCCAGATTTCCGGGCCGGTGGTTTTCTCGTGGATCGCCGGGTTGGCCGGGTTTTCGAATTGGGCCGGCATAAAGTAGGTGGCCGGGTCGCTGGCGACGATTTCACCGGCCTTGTCGATAGCGCCCTTCATGCCCTTGGCCGGCTCGGTCAGCACCAGTTCGGCGCCGAGCGCCTTGAGCACTTTGCGCCGCTCGATGCTCATGGACGCCGGCATGGTCAGCAGCAGCTTGTAGCCACGCGCGGCGGCGACAAACGCCAGGCCGATGCCGGTGTTGCCGGAAGTCGGTTCGACAATGGTCATGCCCGGCTTGAGTTTGCCAGTGCTTTCGGCGTCCCAGATCATGTTGGCGCCAATGCGACACTTCACCGAATAGCCCGGGTTACGCCCCTCGATCTTGGC
The window above is part of the Pseudomonas sp. KBS0710 genome. Proteins encoded here:
- the cysK gene encoding cysteine synthase A; translated protein: MSRIFADNAHSIGNTPLVQINRIAPRGVTILAKIEGRNPGYSVKCRIGANMIWDAESTGKLKPGMTIVEPTSGNTGIGLAFVAAARGYKLLLTMPASMSIERRKVLKALGAELVLTEPAKGMKGAIDKAGEIVASDPATYFMPAQFENPANPAIHEKTTGPEIWNDTDGAVDVLVAGVGTGGTITGVSRYIKNIAGKPILSVAVEPMVSPVITQALAGEEIKPSPHKIQGIGAGFVPKNLDLSMVDRVELVTDDESKAMALRLMQEEGILCGISCGAAMAVAVRLAEKPEMQGKTIVVILPDSGERYLSSMLFSDLFTEQETQA